The Deltaproteobacteria bacterium GWA2_45_12 nucleotide sequence TCATGTTCGAAGGGATTGTCCGGTTGTGTGGCTTGGGCCATGGCTAAAAGTTGCTCGTGAAGAAAGTTTCTTCGGGAAATATCGTTAGTCAATTCGGCTGGGTTGAAACTATAAACCCCTTCATATCCATGAATATCCCCAAAGCGTCTGGCTGCGTTTTCTAGCCCGTTATCATCAGTTTCAGTAGCAGTCGGAATGAAGGAGGCGTATTCCTGTAAAAAAACCGTGAACAGATTTGTTCTAAACTCGGCAGCCGAGATTTCAGGTGAAGGGGCAATGGCCCCATCGGGCTGGGTTGAATCTCTAAGAAGCCCTGTTTCAACTAAATATTGGTGCAATGCAGATGCTAAAGAAATTTCTGTCATAGTCTCTCCTTAAATAAAAATGGATGCTTCCTTATCGTCTTTGATTTAAAAAGGTTGCTAGCAAATGGGGGAAGTTTTTTAAATAAAAGTTCAGCATTTAGGGGTATTATCATATTTACTTTTTTTAGCCATAATGGAAAAAAGTATTTACTTTTTTTAGGGCATCTATAAAATAATCATCATGTATCCTCGTTTTCTGGAATGTCTTTTGATCGACCCTGAAATAAAAGGGGCTATGGCTTTTATTGCCGGGCCTAGGCAGGTGGGCAAGACCACTTGTGCCAAAAACTGGCTCGAAAAAAAGGGGGGGGTCTATGTCAACTGGGATGATGAAGCCACGCGACGCAGATATCGCCAGGATTCCCATTTTTTTGAATCTGAATTGAGGCAATCAGGGCCAAAATCAGGCCTCGTTTTGGATGAAATTCACAAGATCCCCAAGTGGAAGACGCTCATCAAGGGTTATTACGACACCTTGGGGACTGAGTTTGATCTGCTAGTGACAGGCAGTGCCCGTTTGGAATATTTTCATCAAAGCGGGGATAGCATGCTGGGGCGTTATCATCTTTTGCATATGTCTCCGCTTGTTCCCCATGAGGTTTTGGGAAAGGTGAAGAAAAAATCATCGCTTGTCATCGATTTTTCTTCTCCAGTTCAAAAATTTATCGAACAAAAGATGGTTTTGCCGGATGCTTTATCGACCCTTATTGATTTTTCAGGCTTTCCGGGTATTTATCAAAAACAATCGCAACGCGCGCTGAATCTGTGGCACAGGGAATATCGCCAAAGATTGATTCGTGAAGACCTGCACGATTTAACACGTATCATTGACTATTTAAGGGCCGAGCATCTGTATGATTTGCTTCCCCACCGTGTGGGATCGCCTCTTTCCCTGAATTCCCTTAGGGAAGACTTAAATGCTTCGCACGAGGCCATCCGTCTTTTGATGGCTGCTTTTGAGAAATTATATATTCTTTTTCATATCAAACCTTATTTTAAAAAGGTGGCTTATAGTCTTAAGAAAGAGCCCAAAATTTATTTTTATGATTGGACCCAAATTCCTGATGCCGGGGCCCGTTTTGAAGATTTTATAGCTGTTCAGTTAAAAGCCTTTTGTGATTTTGTCAGTGATGGGGGTTGGGCTTCTTTGGAGCTTTTTTATTTGCGGACCAAACAAAAACGCGAGGTTGATTTTTTGGTGGTGAAAGACAAAAAACCATGGATGATGGTAGAAGTGAAGAACGGGGAGGGATCCTACACCAAAACCAGTCTGGATTATTTTCATCAGTTGCTTAAACCCGAAGTCAGTGTGTGTGTATCCGCCGAACCAGGAATCTTTAAGAAGGTAAGTCCCAACCAGTGGAACCTTTCAGCAGTCCGTTTCATGAATCTTTTGTGGGAACGTGTTGGTTTTTCAGCTAGCCCCTAATGTGTCTGGTGAAAAAGTTAATTTCGAACTTCGTCATGCTTGCATGTTACGAGTAAGATTAACCAACGTTTGTCATGCCGGACTCGATCCGGCATCTCCCGGTATACTCGGGAGATGCCGGATCAAGTCTACGATGACAGGAAGCATACCCCGGACCTTTGATTCCTTGATCTTTTGATGCCACTTAAAGGAACAATTATTTCTTTTTCCAACGAGGCAATTCTCTTTGTGGAACGCGCGTCAGGGCCAGGCTTCCTGCTTTGACGTTTTTGGTGATGGTGGAACCAGCGCCGATATAGGCATTTTTGCCCACGCGCACGGGGGCGACAAACTGGGTATCGCTACCGACAAAGACACCGTTTTCGAGGACGGTTTTGTATTTGTTGATGCCATCGTAATTGCAGGTGATGGTGCCGGCGCCGATGTTTACTTTTTTCCCGACTTGGGCATCCCCAATGTAACTAAGGTGGTTTACTTTGGAGCCTTCGCCGATGGTGGACTTTTTAGTTTCGACAAAATTGCCGATTTTGGAACCTTTTTTAAGAACAGTGCCCGGCCGCAGATGGGCAAAGGGACCGCAGGTGACATTTTCATCCAGCCTCGATTCTGAAATATAACAATACGCCTTAAGATGAACCCCCTTTCCTATTTTTGAATCGGTAATCCAGCATCCAGGTTCAATAACAGTATTGTTGCCAAGGGTTGTCTTGCCTTGAAGATAGCAGGGGCCAAAAAGAGTGATGCCTTGTCCAAGTTTTACATGGGGCCCGATGAAAACGGTTTCCGGTGATAAAATTTTAATTCCTTGCTCCATGGCCCTTTGGCAGCGTTGTTGGTAAATATTTTTTTCAACTTCAGCCAATTGAATTTGGGAATTCACCCCCAACACTTCTTGCTCGTTATGAATGCAAACAACGGCCACGGGCCTATTTAGTTTACCGGCCACATTCACCAGATCGGTCAGGTAATATTCTTTTTGAACATTGTTGGTGGATAATTCCTTGATGGCCTGTTTTAAAAAGGAGGTGTTAAAAACATACACTCCTGCATTCATCTCACGGATTTTCTTTTGTTCCTCATTAGCGTCTTTGGCTTCAATGATGCGAAGGGGAGTGCCATCTAAATTGCGCAACACGCGTCCATACTCCTGCCGCCCATTGGTGATGCAGGTTAAAAAACTCATCACGGCATCTTTTTGCCTGTGTTCATCTAAAAGCGTTTGAATGGTGGCGTGGTTTACCAAGGGCATGTCCCCGCATAAAACCAGCACATCGCCATCCCCTTTTATTTTAGGAAGAGCCACCATCACGGCATGTCCCGTACCCCGTGGAGGGTCTTGCACCACATAATTCATTTTTCCCTTAAAATTTTCTTTTAGGGCTTTTTTGATTTCGGTGTGTTTTTTTGGGGCAACTAGCACAATGTTTGATTTAAAGCTGTGAGCCAAACCCACGGGGTAAGCAATAAGGGGAAGCCCCCCAGCTTCATGCAAAATTTTGGGTTTTGCCGATTTCATGCGTGTGCCGCGACCTGCAGCAAG carries:
- a CDS encoding UDP-N-acetylglucosamine diphosphorylase/glucosamine-1-phosphate N-acetyltransferase — protein: MPQLTTIILAAGRGTRMKSAKPKILHEAGGLPLIAYPVGLAHSFKSNIVLVAPKKHTEIKKALKENFKGKMNYVVQDPPRGTGHAVMVALPKIKGDGDVLVLCGDMPLVNHATIQTLLDEHRQKDAVMSFLTCITNGRQEYGRVLRNLDGTPLRIIEAKDANEEQKKIREMNAGVYVFNTSFLKQAIKELSTNNVQKEYYLTDLVNVAGKLNRPVAVVCIHNEQEVLGVNSQIQLAEVEKNIYQQRCQRAMEQGIKILSPETVFIGPHVKLGQGITLFGPCYLQGKTTLGNNTVIEPGCWITDSKIGKGVHLKAYCYISESRLDENVTCGPFAHLRPGTVLKKGSKIGNFVETKKSTIGEGSKVNHLSYIGDAQVGKKVNIGAGTITCNYDGINKYKTVLENGVFVGSDTQFVAPVRVGKNAYIGAGSTITKNVKAGSLALTRVPQRELPRWKKK